Proteins encoded within one genomic window of Sulfurovum zhangzhouensis:
- a CDS encoding DMT family transporter: protein MPTTPNTTRYLIGMIVAMLLWGMAWTAGKMAAAHASPQVAGFWRYAISFISILPVIWMMKIPYKTDAKGLFYMIAAGLLTAAFNYLFFAGLVHGQAGYGGTMVTALSPIITYFISIAFLGVAVAFWQIAALTLGIVGALILLRVPFEGLGFLNVESIYFLGCAVVWAVVTIFAQKASKRAHPMFYTTVVFGVAGLTNMLLALPYHPFDFDSYDSVFWWTMIFIGLFPGTFSTALYFISAGKIGAHNTGVFMFIVPVGAIVSSWIVFDEQIALSTVVGCLLAFAAVLLFNVKRG, encoded by the coding sequence ATGCCTACAACACCAAATACTACACGTTATCTGATTGGTATGATCGTTGCAATGCTGCTATGGGGTATGGCCTGGACGGCAGGAAAGATGGCTGCAGCACATGCGAGTCCTCAGGTAGCGGGTTTTTGGCGTTATGCCATCTCTTTTATAAGCATCCTTCCTGTGATTTGGATGATGAAAATTCCGTATAAGACAGATGCAAAAGGGCTATTTTATATGATTGCTGCGGGGCTTTTGACCGCTGCATTCAACTATCTTTTCTTTGCAGGGCTTGTGCATGGACAGGCAGGATACGGCGGAACGATGGTCACGGCACTCTCTCCGATCATAACTTATTTTATCTCTATTGCATTTTTGGGTGTTGCCGTAGCCTTTTGGCAGATCGCTGCGCTTACTCTAGGGATAGTGGGTGCACTGATACTGCTTAGGGTTCCTTTTGAGGGGTTGGGGTTTTTAAATGTGGAGAGTATCTACTTTTTGGGGTGTGCGGTTGTCTGGGCAGTAGTCACTATCTTTGCGCAAAAAGCATCCAAAAGAGCCCATCCTATGTTTTATACTACAGTAGTTTTTGGTGTAGCGGGACTTACCAATATGCTTCTGGCCCTTCCGTATCATCCATTTGATTTTGATTCCTATGATAGTGTATTTTGGTGGACGATGATTTTTATCGGATTGTTTCCGGGGACATTCAGTACAGCACTGTATTTTATCTCAGCAGGAAAGATAGGCGCACATAATACCGGTGTGTTTATGTTCATTGTTCCGGTCGGGGCTATCGTATCAAGCTGGATCGTTTTTGATGAGCAGATCGCACTATCCACAGTAGTAGGATGTCTGCTTGCGTTTGCTGCAGTTTTACTTTTCAACGTCAAAAGAGGATAA
- the tlyA gene encoding 23S rRNA (cytidine-2'-O)-methyltransferase TlyA, giving the protein MRLDKYLVEEGYFESRNRALDAIKAGKVTVDGKKAKASQKISPETQVEVEDEKFYVSRAARKLESFLSTYPMELQGKRALDIGSSTGGFAQILLENEVGSLTCVDVGSNQLHISLRGDARLSLYEETDIRDFEDEKGFEVVTCDVSFISILQIIDDIDRLSTKDIIILYKPQFEVGREVKRDSKGVVQDIDAIRKRKEEFEAYAEDLGWEQKFQTASLVAGKSGNQEYLYHYAKSGQK; this is encoded by the coding sequence ATGAGATTAGATAAATACCTTGTTGAAGAGGGTTACTTCGAGAGTCGTAATAGAGCATTGGATGCGATCAAAGCAGGGAAGGTTACTGTAGACGGCAAGAAAGCCAAGGCATCACAGAAGATTTCGCCTGAAACTCAGGTAGAAGTAGAAGATGAAAAATTCTATGTAAGCCGTGCAGCACGTAAACTAGAGAGCTTTTTATCTACGTATCCAATGGAACTGCAAGGGAAACGTGCACTTGATATCGGCTCAAGTACAGGCGGGTTTGCCCAGATACTGCTTGAAAATGAAGTAGGGTCACTTACATGTGTAGATGTTGGGAGTAATCAACTGCATATTTCACTAAGAGGAGATGCAAGACTCTCTTTATATGAAGAGACAGATATCCGTGACTTTGAGGATGAAAAAGGTTTTGAAGTAGTTACTTGTGATGTCTCTTTTATCTCGATACTGCAGATTATTGATGATATTGATAGGTTAAGCACGAAAGATATCATCATTCTTTATAAACCTCAGTTTGAAGTGGGGCGTGAAGTAAAACGAGACAGTAAAGGTGTTGTACAGGATATTGATGCGATCCGTAAGAGAAAAGAGGAGTTTGAAGCATATGCAGAGGATCTCGGATGGGAACAAAAGTTTCAGACGGCTTCACTGGTAGCTGGAAAATCAGGTAATCAGGAGTATCTCTATCACTATGCTAAATCGGGGCAAAAGTAG
- a CDS encoding bifunctional riboflavin kinase/FAD synthetase has translation MSLTNQIKSIAIGSFDGFHLGHQVLVAQAEAIVIIERNGGYLTPGYKRSYYTDKICCFYHFDKIKGLTPKAFVARLLEDFPLLEKIVVGYDFLFGQGKIGNAALLKELFDGEVTIIDQVCYEGIPVHSRTIKEYLREGRVKMANELLGRCYEIEGEVIRGQGLGKESFVPTLNLSVDHYQLPLEGVYATRTKLGDTWYDSVSFLGNRVTTDGNFAVETHILDHVIDNIHDIVSLKFLDLIRVNKKFDSFEALKIQIEEDIKKAKELLG, from the coding sequence GTGAGCTTAACCAATCAGATCAAATCTATTGCCATTGGTTCTTTTGACGGCTTTCATCTTGGGCATCAGGTTTTGGTAGCTCAGGCTGAAGCGATCGTGATCATTGAGAGAAACGGCGGTTATCTTACACCTGGGTATAAGCGTAGTTATTATACGGACAAGATCTGTTGCTTTTATCACTTTGATAAGATCAAAGGTTTAACCCCGAAAGCATTTGTAGCGAGGCTGTTAGAGGATTTTCCACTGCTTGAAAAGATCGTCGTAGGATATGATTTTCTTTTTGGACAAGGGAAAATAGGTAATGCTGCACTGCTCAAAGAGCTTTTTGATGGTGAAGTAACGATAATAGATCAGGTATGCTATGAAGGAATTCCTGTACATTCCCGTACGATCAAGGAGTATCTTCGAGAAGGAAGGGTTAAAATGGCCAATGAACTTCTGGGAAGATGTTATGAAATTGAAGGGGAAGTAATACGCGGACAGGGACTTGGGAAAGAATCTTTTGTTCCTACGCTCAATCTTTCTGTTGATCATTATCAACTTCCTCTAGAAGGAGTATATGCTACACGGACTAAGTTGGGTGATACCTGGTATGATTCGGTAAGTTTTTTGGGAAACCGTGTGACCACAGATGGAAATTTCGCTGTTGAAACACATATCCTTGATCATGTAATAGATAATATCCACGACATTGTATCTCTGAAATTTTTAGATCTTATTCGTGTCAATAAAAAGTTTGACAGTTTTGAAGCATTGAAAATCCAGATTGAAGAGGATATTAAAAAGGCAAAAGAACTTTTAGGATGA
- a CDS encoding alpha/beta hydrolase: MKKMFFSVIASILMIYFLVGLLLYLFQNSLIYYPTPLVKHAFTEKIFMNDDETIRVITLNEGKKNAIVYFGGNAESVAHSAEVFFDKFPEYTVYLVNYRGYGGSSGTPTQAGLFNDAIYIYDNIKKDHQHIIAIGRSLGSAVAVYLASQREIEKLVLITPFDTLQSVAQEQYPIFPMSFFLKDKYRSVEYVEKNSAKKTLMLIAQDDKIIPASHAYTLAKYFVQNDLTIKVIEGKGHNTISSDKSYYTLLKEFID; encoded by the coding sequence ATGAAAAAAATGTTTTTTTCTGTTATTGCGTCTATTTTAATGATTTATTTTCTTGTTGGATTACTGCTTTACCTTTTTCAAAACAGTTTGATTTACTATCCGACTCCTCTTGTGAAACATGCATTTACCGAAAAGATATTTATGAATGATGATGAAACTATTAGAGTCATTACTTTAAATGAGGGTAAAAAGAATGCTATTGTCTACTTTGGCGGCAATGCCGAGTCAGTTGCCCATAGTGCAGAAGTTTTTTTTGACAAATTTCCCGAGTATACCGTTTATCTGGTCAACTATAGAGGGTATGGGGGAAGCAGTGGTACTCCGACGCAAGCAGGACTTTTTAATGATGCGATATATATCTATGATAATATCAAGAAAGATCATCAGCATATCATCGCTATAGGACGAAGTTTAGGTTCCGCAGTTGCAGTTTATCTAGCCTCACAAAGAGAGATAGAAAAGCTGGTTCTTATTACACCTTTTGATACGCTTCAGAGTGTTGCGCAAGAACAATATCCTATTTTCCCTATGTCATTTTTTTTGAAAGATAAATATCGCAGTGTAGAGTATGTTGAAAAAAATAGTGCAAAAAAGACACTAATGCTTATAGCACAGGATGATAAGATCATACCTGCAAGTCATGCTTATACACTTGCGAAATATTTTGTTCAAAATGATCTTACGATTAAAGTGATTGAAGGAAAAGGTCATAATACAATATCATCTGATAAAAGTTATTACACTCTATTAAAAGAATTTATTGATTGA